Proteins found in one Anabas testudineus chromosome 1, fAnaTes1.2, whole genome shotgun sequence genomic segment:
- the stra6l gene encoding STRA6-like isoform X1 gives MDSLNMMRNRVDNVLSIVKDCENGISIDLFLHLSLIPAVLIVGVLSFLQKRAKRVAIDQRLPFLEGRFAIVVPLDTIGSLSNRWSYGFAFGAVSSSVLLLFSERYIPFTVPPWARAIVYLVGALEVGLVYFPFFACLSTPFRKAGAVLGILYSLAWITVTVWDTFTCPDGKILGKYQKIIAQWPSILSLIFLLGRFLYILVKAVRIQMQLEQEDPEELIGHHQAQHIKRLLRKTPAHSQPLSWFQRRVYEWDPYFKFPNRIIGTAIISLIGLYIMTLADYSLSDVTFQGVEKWKDTLNQLIISSNQTEALAAMIPQLEEFIHVARTCWLATTIFASLNSVAYTLHVLACYRKHLKRLWKGDKGFLPERFHKPSPAVSVASIARYSGWQIAFTLWGYITVHCVHFLFALMMAYVLVLPVLHGKTLSMLANLGIIVLTIGLVIGLVIFQVVLVQIFFLQDKLSPTDKQKPLALNNRKAFHCFNYFFFFYNVVMGVSNCILRLISSIVMGTWLVSRIDRTIMQRGYENMDAGYSTWIGMIFADHYHNNPVMVSFCQLLVRNLLEIQNASTYSTFNNASVSRINSRAKRRWKLFYTLLRNPHLILLRKHHLYSSSSLQTSSPPQPDTDTVVWALVMASQAQRGQGASQSPPEIIVKQAEDC, from the exons ATGGACTCATTAAACATGATGAGAAACCGAGTGGATAACGT GCTCTCCATTGTTAAAGACTGTGAGAATGGAATCTCTATTGATCTGTTCCTGCACCTCTCGCTGATACCAGCT GTGTTGATTGTAGGCGTGCTCTCATTTCTCCAGAAAAGAGCCAAAAGAGTGGCCATCGACCAGAGGCTCCCCTTCCTGGAGGGACGTTTTGCCATTGTGGT GCCCCTGGACACTATAGGGAGCCTCAGTAATCGCTGGTCCTATGGGTTTGCATTTGGTGCCGTGTCCAGCAGtgtcctgctgctcttctctgaACGTTACATCCCTTTCACTGTCCCACCCTGGGCCAGAG CTATAGTGTACCTAGTAGGAGCGCTAGAAGTGGGCCTGGTGTATTTCCCGTTCTTTGCCTGTCTGTCCACACCTTTCAGAAAAGCTGGGGCTGTGCTGGGTATACTCTACTCACTGGCATG GATCACTGTTACAGTGTGGGATACATTCACCTGTCCTGATGGCAAG ATATTAGGTAAATACCAGAAGATTATTGCCCAGTGGCCCAGCATCCTCTCCCTTATCTTCCTCTTGGGTCGATTTCTCTACATTCTGGTTAAAGCTGTTCGAATACAAATGCAACTGGAACAGGAG GACCCTGAGGAGCTGATTGGGCACCACCAGGCGCAGCACATTAAGAGGCTGCTGAGGAAGACTCCTGCACACAG TCAGCCGCTGAGCTGGTTCCAGAGAAGAGTGTATGAGTGGGATCCCTACTTCAAGTTCCCAAACAGGATCATCGGCACTGCCATTATATCTCTTATAGGCCTCTATATA ATGACTTTGGCGGACTACAGTCTCAGTGATGTGACTTTTCAGGGAGTAGAGAAATGGAAGGATACCCTGAACCAGCTGATCATCTCTAGCAACCAAACTGAAGCTCTGGCAGCCATGATACCACAGCTGGAGGAATTCATTCACGTGGCAAGGA cgTGCTGGCTGGCCACCACCATCTTTGCCAGTCTCAACTCTGTTGCGTACACCTTACATGTCTTGGCATGTTATAG GAAACACTTGAAGAGGCTGTGGAAAGGAGATAAGGGTTTTCTTCCTGAGAGGTTTCACAAGCCCAGCCCTGCTGTCAGCGTT GCTTCCATTGCAAGATACTCTGGATGGCAAATCGCGTTTACACTCTGGG GCTACATAACTGTCCATTGTGTCCATTTTCTGTTTGCCCTGATGATGGCCTATGTGCTGGTTCTTCCTGTGCTGCATGGGAAAACTCTGAGCATGCTCGCCAACCTGGGAATTATTGT TCTGACCATCGGTCTGGTGATCGGTCTGGTGATTTTCCAGGTGGTTCTGGTCCAGATCTTCTTCCTTCAGGACAAATTGTCTCCAACTGATAAACAGAAACCTCTGGCTCTCAATAACAG GAAGGCATTCCACTGCTTCAactacttcttctttttctataaCGTGGTGATGGGGGTAAGCAACTGCATCCTGAGGTTGATCAGCAGCATTGTGATGGGAACATGGCTGGTGTCACGCATTGACCGAACCATCATGCAGAGAGGATATGAAAACATGGATGCCG GATATAGTACTTGGATTGGAATGATCTTCGCTGACCACTATCATAATAACCCAGTCATGGTGTCTTTTTGCCAACTGCTGGTCCGCAACTTACTAGAGATACAGAATGCATCCACATACTCAACATTCAACAATGCATCAg TGTCCCGTATCAACAGCCGGGCCAAAAGGCGTTGGAAATTGTTTTACACATTACTGCGAAACCCTCATCTAATCCTTCTCAGAAAGCACCACCTCTACTCATCTTCATCATTACAGACATCTTCTCCCCCCcagccagacacagacacagttgtGTGGGCTTTGGTCATGGCTTCTCAGGCACAGAGAGGCCAAGGAGCTTCACAGTCACCACCAGAGATCATAGTCAAACAAGCAGAAGACTGTTAA
- the stra6l gene encoding STRA6-like isoform X2 gives MDSLNMMRNRVDNVLSIVKDCENGISIDLFLHLSLIPAVLIVGVLSFLQKRAKRVAIDQRLPFLEGRFAIVVPLDTIGSLSNRWSYGFAFGAVSSSVLLLFSERYIPFTVPPWARAIVYLVGALEVGLVYFPFFACLSTPFRKAGAVLGILYSLAWITVTVWDTFTCPDGKILGKYQKIIAQWPSILSLIFLLGRFLYILVKAVRIQMQLEQEDPEELIGHHQAQHIKRLLRKTPAHSQPLSWFQRRVYEWDPYFKFPNRIIGTAIISLIGLYIGVEKWKDTLNQLIISSNQTEALAAMIPQLEEFIHVARTCWLATTIFASLNSVAYTLHVLACYRKHLKRLWKGDKGFLPERFHKPSPAVSVASIARYSGWQIAFTLWGYITVHCVHFLFALMMAYVLVLPVLHGKTLSMLANLGIIVLTIGLVIGLVIFQVVLVQIFFLQDKLSPTDKQKPLALNNRKAFHCFNYFFFFYNVVMGVSNCILRLISSIVMGTWLVSRIDRTIMQRGYENMDAGYSTWIGMIFADHYHNNPVMVSFCQLLVRNLLEIQNASTYSTFNNASVSRINSRAKRRWKLFYTLLRNPHLILLRKHHLYSSSSLQTSSPPQPDTDTVVWALVMASQAQRGQGASQSPPEIIVKQAEDC, from the exons ATGGACTCATTAAACATGATGAGAAACCGAGTGGATAACGT GCTCTCCATTGTTAAAGACTGTGAGAATGGAATCTCTATTGATCTGTTCCTGCACCTCTCGCTGATACCAGCT GTGTTGATTGTAGGCGTGCTCTCATTTCTCCAGAAAAGAGCCAAAAGAGTGGCCATCGACCAGAGGCTCCCCTTCCTGGAGGGACGTTTTGCCATTGTGGT GCCCCTGGACACTATAGGGAGCCTCAGTAATCGCTGGTCCTATGGGTTTGCATTTGGTGCCGTGTCCAGCAGtgtcctgctgctcttctctgaACGTTACATCCCTTTCACTGTCCCACCCTGGGCCAGAG CTATAGTGTACCTAGTAGGAGCGCTAGAAGTGGGCCTGGTGTATTTCCCGTTCTTTGCCTGTCTGTCCACACCTTTCAGAAAAGCTGGGGCTGTGCTGGGTATACTCTACTCACTGGCATG GATCACTGTTACAGTGTGGGATACATTCACCTGTCCTGATGGCAAG ATATTAGGTAAATACCAGAAGATTATTGCCCAGTGGCCCAGCATCCTCTCCCTTATCTTCCTCTTGGGTCGATTTCTCTACATTCTGGTTAAAGCTGTTCGAATACAAATGCAACTGGAACAGGAG GACCCTGAGGAGCTGATTGGGCACCACCAGGCGCAGCACATTAAGAGGCTGCTGAGGAAGACTCCTGCACACAG TCAGCCGCTGAGCTGGTTCCAGAGAAGAGTGTATGAGTGGGATCCCTACTTCAAGTTCCCAAACAGGATCATCGGCACTGCCATTATATCTCTTATAGGCCTCTATATA GGAGTAGAGAAATGGAAGGATACCCTGAACCAGCTGATCATCTCTAGCAACCAAACTGAAGCTCTGGCAGCCATGATACCACAGCTGGAGGAATTCATTCACGTGGCAAGGA cgTGCTGGCTGGCCACCACCATCTTTGCCAGTCTCAACTCTGTTGCGTACACCTTACATGTCTTGGCATGTTATAG GAAACACTTGAAGAGGCTGTGGAAAGGAGATAAGGGTTTTCTTCCTGAGAGGTTTCACAAGCCCAGCCCTGCTGTCAGCGTT GCTTCCATTGCAAGATACTCTGGATGGCAAATCGCGTTTACACTCTGGG GCTACATAACTGTCCATTGTGTCCATTTTCTGTTTGCCCTGATGATGGCCTATGTGCTGGTTCTTCCTGTGCTGCATGGGAAAACTCTGAGCATGCTCGCCAACCTGGGAATTATTGT TCTGACCATCGGTCTGGTGATCGGTCTGGTGATTTTCCAGGTGGTTCTGGTCCAGATCTTCTTCCTTCAGGACAAATTGTCTCCAACTGATAAACAGAAACCTCTGGCTCTCAATAACAG GAAGGCATTCCACTGCTTCAactacttcttctttttctataaCGTGGTGATGGGGGTAAGCAACTGCATCCTGAGGTTGATCAGCAGCATTGTGATGGGAACATGGCTGGTGTCACGCATTGACCGAACCATCATGCAGAGAGGATATGAAAACATGGATGCCG GATATAGTACTTGGATTGGAATGATCTTCGCTGACCACTATCATAATAACCCAGTCATGGTGTCTTTTTGCCAACTGCTGGTCCGCAACTTACTAGAGATACAGAATGCATCCACATACTCAACATTCAACAATGCATCAg TGTCCCGTATCAACAGCCGGGCCAAAAGGCGTTGGAAATTGTTTTACACATTACTGCGAAACCCTCATCTAATCCTTCTCAGAAAGCACCACCTCTACTCATCTTCATCATTACAGACATCTTCTCCCCCCcagccagacacagacacagttgtGTGGGCTTTGGTCATGGCTTCTCAGGCACAGAGAGGCCAAGGAGCTTCACAGTCACCACCAGAGATCATAGTCAAACAAGCAGAAGACTGTTAA